The Streptomyces sp. NBC_00162 sequence GGCCGCCGGGTTGACCGGGACGGGGATGCTGCTGCGCAAACGCAGCCCCCTGGTGTCCCCGGTGGCCGCGGCGACTGCGGCACTGCTCTTGATGGACGCCTGGTTCGACGTCACCACCTCGGCCGGGAGCGACGGTCAGGGGATGGCGCTGCTGCTGGCGGTGGGAGCGGAGCTGCCGCTGGCGGCGGCGCTGGCCGTGGTCGCCGCACGCACCGCCCGGGGCGTGTCCGTTTCGTTCAAGACGGCCGGCTCGGGTCCGGCCTAGCCTGCGGGCATGACTCCACGACTCGACATGATCGGCCTGGTCGTCTCCGACATGGCCGCCTCGCTCGCCTTCTACCGCCGGCTGGGGCTGGACGTACCGGCCGGCGCCGATGACCAGCCGCACGTCGAAGGCACCGCGCCCGGCGGCCTGCGGATCGGCTGGGACACGGAGGAGACCATCCGTTCCTTCGACCCGTCCTGGACCCGGCCCACCGGTGACAGCCGCCGCGAGCTGGCCTTCCTGTGCGACTCCCCCGCCGAGGTGGACGCCCTGTACGCCGAGCTGACCGCCGCCGGGGCCCCCGGGCACCTGAAGCCCTGGGACGCCTTCTGGGGCCAGCGCTATGCCGTGGTCCTCGACCCGGACGGCTGCGGCGTCTCGCTGTTCGCCCCGTCGGCGCCTGCGACGTAGGCGCCGAGCGTGGTCCCGGCCAACGCGCGTACCTCGCGGGCCAGATGGGCCTGGTCGGCGTACCCGGCAACGCAGGCGACCTCGGCGTAGGGCATGCCCGCCCGGGCCAGCTCGAGGGCGCTGCGCAGCCGGAGCACCCGGCCCAGCGTCCGGGGCCCGTACCCGAAGGCGTCCAGGGAGCGCCGGCGCAGCTGCCGTTCCCCGAGGCCGACGGCGGCGGCGATCCGGGCCACCGGCCGGCCCGCCCGGAGCAGGGCCACGACCTCGGCGACGAGGGGGTCCGGCGGCCCGGCCTCGGCGGCGCGACGGGCGGCCAGCGCCTCCAGCCCGGCGCACGGGTTCCCGTACGAGGCCACCCGCCCGGCGAGGCGGCGTACCTCCCCGGCGGGCCACAGGTCGTCCAGGGCGACGCGGCGGTCCCGCAGCCGGTGCGCCGGTACGCCGAGCAGCGCGGGCGCGGTGCCGGGCGCGAACCTGATCCCGGCGAAGGCCCCGCCCGCGACCTCCCCGGCGGGATGCGGCCCGGTGTCCGCCCCGGCCACCAGCAGCCGGCCCTCGACCCACATCAGGTCCATGCACCCGTCGGGCAGGACCACCTGGCCGGGGCCTTCGGCGCGCCACAGCACGGCTCCGGGCACGACCGCGGACCGCGTCTCCTCGTACACGCTTCCAGGCTAGTGCCGGGGCCCCGCCGGGCGCGGGTCAGTGCTTGCGCAGCCGCGAGCTGTAGTCCTCCGGCGGCAGGAACTTCGACCAGCGCTCGGGGAACTCGGACGGCATCCCCTCGTCGTCCTCGTCGTCCTCCGACTCGCCCTCCGCCATCGCCCGCCAGGCCGCCGCCCGTGCGATCAGCTGGGCGGCCTCCGCCTCGCGG is a genomic window containing:
- a CDS encoding helix-turn-helix transcriptional regulator; this translates as MYEETRSAVVPGAVLWRAEGPGQVVLPDGCMDLMWVEGRLLVAGADTGPHPAGEVAGGAFAGIRFAPGTAPALLGVPAHRLRDRRVALDDLWPAGEVRRLAGRVASYGNPCAGLEALAARRAAEAGPPDPLVAEVVALLRAGRPVARIAAAVGLGERQLRRRSLDAFGYGPRTLGRVLRLRSALELARAGMPYAEVACVAGYADQAHLAREVRALAGTTLGAYVAGADGANSETPQPSGSRTTA
- a CDS encoding VOC family protein, with translation MTPRLDMIGLVVSDMAASLAFYRRLGLDVPAGADDQPHVEGTAPGGLRIGWDTEETIRSFDPSWTRPTGDSRRELAFLCDSPAEVDALYAELTAAGAPGHLKPWDAFWGQRYAVVLDPDGCGVSLFAPSAPAT